A stretch of Triticum aestivum cultivar Chinese Spring chromosome 1D, IWGSC CS RefSeq v2.1, whole genome shotgun sequence DNA encodes these proteins:
- the LOC123167015 gene encoding MOB kinase activator-like 1A yields MQGVQLKKHIDATFGNGNLRDAVRLPPGEDLNEWLAVNTVDFFNQVNILYGTLMEFCTPSTCPTMTAGSKFEYRWADGVQIKKPIEVSAPKYVEYLMDWIEIQLDDESIFPKKLGTPFPQNFRDVVKTIFKRLFRVYAHIYHTHFQKIVSLKEEAHLNTCFKHFTLFTCEFKLIDKAELAPLIDLIESIVTVC; encoded by the exons atGCAGGGCGTACAGTTGAAGAAACACATTGATGCGACATTTGGAAATGGTAATTTGAGAGATGCTGTACGGTTGCCTCCTGGAGAGGATCTCAATGAATGGTTGGCTGTTAATA CTGTTGATTTCTTCAATCAGGTGAACATACTGTACGGCACACTGATGGAGTTCTGCACGCCTTCCACATGCCCAACGATGACAGCTGGATCGAA GTTTGAGTATAGATGGGCCGACGGAGTGCAGATCAAGAAACCTATCGAGGTTTCGGCACCAAAATATGTGGAGTATTTGATGGACTGGATTGAGATCCAACTTGATGATGAGTCCATATTCCCTAAAAAACTTG GAACACCTTTCCCACAAAATTTTCGAGATGTTGTGAAGACAATATTCAAGCGCCTTTTCCGTGTTTATGCTCATATTTACCACACTCATTTTCAGAAAATTGTGAGCCTGAAGGAAGAAGCCCATCTTAACACATGCTTCAAGCATTTTACATTGTTCACCTGC GAGTTCAAATTGATCGACAAGGCTGAACTTGCACCACTTATTGATCTTATTGAATCAATCGTGACTGTTTGCTAA